One window of Bos mutus isolate GX-2022 unplaced genomic scaffold, NWIPB_WYAK_1.1 CTG214, whole genome shotgun sequence genomic DNA carries:
- the AIRE gene encoding autoimmune regulator isoform X1 has translation MAGETRAGGDAALRRLLRLHRTEIAVAVDSAFPLLHALADHDVVPEEKFQETLRLKEKEGCPQAFHALLSWLLTQDTGAILDFWRVLFKDYNLERYARLQSILDTFPKDVDLSQPRKGRRSPAGPKATVLLPRPPTKRKALEEPRTAPPAAPSPRGTSSPANTGSQTKTKPAKKPESNAEPQRLPLGNGIQTMSTSVQRAMAVSSGDVPGARGAVEGILIQQVFESGGSKKCIQVGGEFYTPNKFEDPAGGKNKTRSSSLKTLVRAKGTQAPAPGGGDSRAGPRDRAPAPPALPSEPQLHQKNEDECAACRDGGELLCCDGCPRAFHLACLTPPLSEIPSGTWRCSNCVQGTTAQRDLPRAEQPRPQELPAETPAFLGLRSGEEARALPTGLPPGTDAAVTYKHLLAPPSLAPLPVLDPSALRPLLCVGPEGQQGPVPGARCGVCGDGADALRCAHCAAAFHWRCHFPGCATRPGAALRCRACSGDTAPAPGEGAPAASPARPAPATPKLTAGAVGPGAQAGDDSAGHEPVLHRDDLESLLSEHSFDGILQWAIQSMSRPLAEAPTFPS, from the exons ATGGCGGGCGAGACCCGGGCCGGTGGGGACGCGGCGCTGCGCCGCCTGCTGAGGCTGCACCGCACGGAGATCGCGGTGGCCGTGGACAGCGCCTTCCCGCTGCTGCACGCGCTGGCCGACCACGACGTGGTCCCCGAGGAGAAGTTCCAG GAGACCCTGCGCCTGAAGGAGAAGGAGGGCTGTCCACAGGCCTTCCACGCGCTCCTCTCGTGGCTCCTGACCCAGGACACCGGCGCCATCCTGGACTTCTGGAGGGTTCTTTTCAAGGACTACAACCTGGAGAGATACGCCCGGCTGCAGTCCATCCTGGACACCTTCCCCAAAG ATGTGGACCTCAGCCAGCCCCGGAAGGGGAGGAGGTCCCCGGCTGGTCCCAAGGCCACTGTGCTGCTGCCCAGGCCCCCCACCAAGAGGAAGGCACTCGAGGAGCCGCGGACTGCCCCACCAGCAGCCCCGTCCCCAAGGGGCACCTCCAGTCCAG CCAACACAGGCTCCCAAACCAAGACCAAGCCCGCCAAGAAGCCTGAGAGCAATGCAGAACCACAGCGCCTCCCACTGGGCAATG GAATTCAGACCATGTCCACTTCGGTCCAGAGAGCCATGGCTGTGTCCTCTGGGGACGTCCCAGGAGCCCGTGGGGCCGTGGAGGGGATCCTTATCCAGCAAGTGTTTGAGTCAG GTGGCTCCAAGAAGTGCATTCAGGTTGGGGGGGAGTTTTACACACCCAACAAGTTTGAAGACCCCGCTGGGGGAAAGAACAAGACCCGCAGCAGCAGCCTGAAGACCCTGGTCAGAGCCAAGGGGACCCAGGCCCCTGCCCCT GGTGGAGGTGACTCCAGGGCTGGCCCACGGGACAgggccccagcccctcctgccctccccagcGAGCCCCAGCTGCACCAG AAGAATGAGGACGAGTGTGCGGCCTGCCGGGACGGCGGGGAACTGCTCTGTTGTGATGGCTGCCCCCGTGCCTTCCACCTGGCCTGCCTGACCCCGCCACTCAGCGAGATCCCCAG CGGGACCTGGAGGTGCTCCAACTGCGTCCAGGGAACAACAGCCCAGCGGGACCTGCCCCGGGCAGAGCAGCCCCGGCCCCAGGAGCTGCCTGCAGAGACCCCG GCCTTCCTGGGTCTGAGGTCAGGGGAAGAGGCGAGGGCACTGCCCACGGGGCTGCCCCCTGGGACGGATGCTGCGGTCACCTACAAGCACCTGCTGGCCCCGCCCTCTCTAGCGCCCCTGCCCGTGCTCGACCCCTCTGCCTTGCGCCCCCTACTGTGCGTGGGCCCTGAGGGGCAGCAG GGCCCGGTGCCCGGCGCGCGCTGCGGGGTGTGCGGGGACGGCGCGGACGCGCTGCGATGCGCACACTGCGCGGCCGCCTTCCACTGGCGCTGCCACTTCCCCGGCTGCGCTACTCGGCCGGG GGCCGCCCTGCGCTGCAGAGCCTGCTCCGGAGACACCGCCCCggcccctggggagggggcgcCTGCCGCGAGCCCCGCCCGCCCGGCTCCCGCGACCCCCAAGCTCACCGCCGGCGCCGTCGGCCCCGGGGCGCAG GCGGGGGATGATTCTGCTGGTCATGAGCCGGTTCTACACAGGGACGACCTGGAGTCCCTCCTGAGTGAG CACTCCTTTGACGGCATTCTGCAGTGGGCCATCCAGAGCATGTCCCGCCCGCTGGCCGAGGCGCCCACCTTCCCTTCCTGA
- the AIRE gene encoding autoimmune regulator isoform X2, translating to MAGETRAGGDAALRRLLRLHRTEIAVAVDSAFPLLHALADHDVVPEEKFQETLRLKEKEGCPQAFHALLSWLLTQDTGAILDFWRVLFKDYNLERYARLQSILDTFPKDVDLSQPRKGRRSPAGPKATVLLPRPPTKRKALEEPRTAPPAAPSPRGTSSPANTGSQTKTKPAKKPESNAEPQRLPLGNGIQTMSTSVQRAMAVSSGDVPGARGAVEGILIQQVFESGGSKKCIQVGGEFYTPNKFEDPAGGKNKTRSSSLKTLVRAKGTQAPAPGGGDSRAGPRDRAPAPPALPSEPQLHQNEDECAACRDGGELLCCDGCPRAFHLACLTPPLSEIPSGTWRCSNCVQGTTAQRDLPRAEQPRPQELPAETPAFLGLRSGEEARALPTGLPPGTDAAVTYKHLLAPPSLAPLPVLDPSALRPLLCVGPEGQQGPVPGARCGVCGDGADALRCAHCAAAFHWRCHFPGCATRPGAALRCRACSGDTAPAPGEGAPAASPARPAPATPKLTAGAVGPGAQAGDDSAGHEPVLHRDDLESLLSEHSFDGILQWAIQSMSRPLAEAPTFPS from the exons ATGGCGGGCGAGACCCGGGCCGGTGGGGACGCGGCGCTGCGCCGCCTGCTGAGGCTGCACCGCACGGAGATCGCGGTGGCCGTGGACAGCGCCTTCCCGCTGCTGCACGCGCTGGCCGACCACGACGTGGTCCCCGAGGAGAAGTTCCAG GAGACCCTGCGCCTGAAGGAGAAGGAGGGCTGTCCACAGGCCTTCCACGCGCTCCTCTCGTGGCTCCTGACCCAGGACACCGGCGCCATCCTGGACTTCTGGAGGGTTCTTTTCAAGGACTACAACCTGGAGAGATACGCCCGGCTGCAGTCCATCCTGGACACCTTCCCCAAAG ATGTGGACCTCAGCCAGCCCCGGAAGGGGAGGAGGTCCCCGGCTGGTCCCAAGGCCACTGTGCTGCTGCCCAGGCCCCCCACCAAGAGGAAGGCACTCGAGGAGCCGCGGACTGCCCCACCAGCAGCCCCGTCCCCAAGGGGCACCTCCAGTCCAG CCAACACAGGCTCCCAAACCAAGACCAAGCCCGCCAAGAAGCCTGAGAGCAATGCAGAACCACAGCGCCTCCCACTGGGCAATG GAATTCAGACCATGTCCACTTCGGTCCAGAGAGCCATGGCTGTGTCCTCTGGGGACGTCCCAGGAGCCCGTGGGGCCGTGGAGGGGATCCTTATCCAGCAAGTGTTTGAGTCAG GTGGCTCCAAGAAGTGCATTCAGGTTGGGGGGGAGTTTTACACACCCAACAAGTTTGAAGACCCCGCTGGGGGAAAGAACAAGACCCGCAGCAGCAGCCTGAAGACCCTGGTCAGAGCCAAGGGGACCCAGGCCCCTGCCCCT GGTGGAGGTGACTCCAGGGCTGGCCCACGGGACAgggccccagcccctcctgccctccccagcGAGCCCCAGCTGCACCAG AATGAGGACGAGTGTGCGGCCTGCCGGGACGGCGGGGAACTGCTCTGTTGTGATGGCTGCCCCCGTGCCTTCCACCTGGCCTGCCTGACCCCGCCACTCAGCGAGATCCCCAG CGGGACCTGGAGGTGCTCCAACTGCGTCCAGGGAACAACAGCCCAGCGGGACCTGCCCCGGGCAGAGCAGCCCCGGCCCCAGGAGCTGCCTGCAGAGACCCCG GCCTTCCTGGGTCTGAGGTCAGGGGAAGAGGCGAGGGCACTGCCCACGGGGCTGCCCCCTGGGACGGATGCTGCGGTCACCTACAAGCACCTGCTGGCCCCGCCCTCTCTAGCGCCCCTGCCCGTGCTCGACCCCTCTGCCTTGCGCCCCCTACTGTGCGTGGGCCCTGAGGGGCAGCAG GGCCCGGTGCCCGGCGCGCGCTGCGGGGTGTGCGGGGACGGCGCGGACGCGCTGCGATGCGCACACTGCGCGGCCGCCTTCCACTGGCGCTGCCACTTCCCCGGCTGCGCTACTCGGCCGGG GGCCGCCCTGCGCTGCAGAGCCTGCTCCGGAGACACCGCCCCggcccctggggagggggcgcCTGCCGCGAGCCCCGCCCGCCCGGCTCCCGCGACCCCCAAGCTCACCGCCGGCGCCGTCGGCCCCGGGGCGCAG GCGGGGGATGATTCTGCTGGTCATGAGCCGGTTCTACACAGGGACGACCTGGAGTCCCTCCTGAGTGAG CACTCCTTTGACGGCATTCTGCAGTGGGCCATCCAGAGCATGTCCCGCCCGCTGGCCGAGGCGCCCACCTTCCCTTCCTGA